The DNA region CGGATCACACCTGACGCTCAGAGGTGGTCCCTCTGTCTATCAGGCGGGGAGCCAGCAAAACGCGTTGGGAGCCCGCGCCATCGATCGCGTCAATCGCGACGTGGACGGCCGCAGCGGCGATCTCGTCCACGGGCACCACGACGGTGGTGATGGGTTCCGGCAGTGCCGTCTCGGTGGCGATAGCGATCACCGACATGTCGCGAGGCATAGCGATTGTGCGTTGATGGAGCGCGTGCAGCAGAGTCGGCAATTGCGTCTGATCGTGGAGCACAACCGCGGTGGAGTCCATGACCAGCTGCATCTGACGTCGGCTGAGCGGGGCGGCGTCCCAAACCTTCAAGATGGTTAGCTCGATATCCGGCACCTCGGCGGCTCCTCGTTCGACTCGCTCCACGGAGTTAAGGCCTTGCGGACCGGAAACCACGGCGATTCTTCGGTGCCCGAGCGCGTGGAGATGTTCCACGGCCAGACGCCCGGCGCCCTGGTAGTCGAGGTCGGCGATCGAGAGATCGTGGTCGGCGCCGGGTTCTCCCATCAGCACGACCGGGTAGGGAGCCCGGGCCAGAAGCGGCAGCCGTCCTTCGTCCCAGAGCACGTCCATCACGATAAGCGCGTCGACGAGGAGTCCTCGCTGCAACCGCTGGATCTGCTCCGTCGCCTGCTGCGCGAGAAGCAGCATGTCGTACCCCTCGGAGCGCAGGGCGAACGCGATCGACATCACAAAGTCGTCGAGAGCGACGATGTCGACCTTGGGGGCGTTGGGGGTCAGCGTCGCAGCGAGGCCGACCGTCCACGTGCGCCGCGTCGTCAGGGCGAGAGCCGCCGGATCGCGCCGGAAAGCGAGCGCTTCGATGCTCTGCCGCACCCGCTCGCGAGTCGCCTCCGAAATCGGCCTTTTACCCGAAAGCACGTACGAGACAGTGCTCCTACTCACCCCGGCGTGCCGCGCAACATCGGCGATATTGACCACGCCGACCATTATCCACACATCCGTTGCAGGAAAGTTATCGAACTAGTTCGACAAATCGCTCGCAAGAGAGTAGAAATGTCTCACTAGGCCCGACTCAACGGCTCCGACGCCGCCGGTGGCCGGGAACTCATTCACAGCAAGGGAGCTCAAGAAATGACACAACGACGTGTAATGGCAGCTGGGGCGGTGGCACTCGCCGCCGCACTCGCCGTCTCGGCATGCTCGGCGACAGCCTCGAATAGTTCGGCGACAGCCTCGAACAGCACAGCCAAGTTAAGTCTGTCGGTCGAGGACTACCACACGAACGAGCCACTGAAGTCCGCGATGGAGGGAGTTTACGAGACTTGTGCCGCATCGATCGGCGTATCGGTCAACTACAGCCATGTGCCTGGTAACAACCTCATTGCGAAGGTCCTTCAGCAGGCCTCATCGAAGACAATGCCCGACGTGCTTATGCTCGACAACCCTGATGTGGCACGGATCGCAGCGACCGGCGGCCTGACGCCGCTCTCGGACTACGGAATCTCGACGGAGGGCGTCACACCCTCCGTCATCGAGGCCGGCACATACGAGGGCAAGCTCTACGGCCTCGCCCCGACGGTCAATACGCTGGGCATTTTCTACAACAAGGACATGTTCGCCGAAGCCGGGATCTCGTCTCCCCCCACGACCTGGGACGAGCTTCGGGCGGATGCCAAGAAGCTCACTACAGCAGATCACGCAGGGTTCGCCCTCGGCGCGTACCCGGACGAAGGTGACGCGTGGTCTTTCCTGCCCTTCATGTGGTCCAACGGTGGCGATGAGACGGATCTCACCGGGGCGGCGACCGTCCAAGCCTTGCAGTTCTTAGTAGACCTGCTCGGCGACAAATCCATGCCAGTTAGCGTCGTCAACTGGCAGCAGGGCGATGTTGCAACGCAGTTCGCCAACGGCAAGGTGGCCATGATGATAAACGGCCCTTGGAACATCGCTGGTTTTGAGGCGAGCAAACTCAACTGGGGCACCGCATCAGTGCCGACCCGAGTGGCGGGCCAGACCGTCCAGTCGCCACTTGGCGGCGAGGCCTACACCGTCCCGAATACCGGCGACTCGGCCAAGATGAACGCGGCTGGCAAACTCGTCGCATGCATCAACACCTCGGAAAATGAGTTGACGATCTCGAAGTTGACCGGCAACATCCCTTCCATCACCACCGCCGCGCAGACGGTTGGTTCTGAGGACGCTAATGTCGAGCCCTTCGTGGGGCTTGTCGCGACCGCTCGTGCTCGAACCGCGAAGC from Demequina lutea includes:
- a CDS encoding sugar ABC transporter substrate-binding protein, with product MTQRRVMAAGAVALAAALAVSACSATASNSSATASNSTAKLSLSVEDYHTNEPLKSAMEGVYETCAASIGVSVNYSHVPGNNLIAKVLQQASSKTMPDVLMLDNPDVARIAATGGLTPLSDYGISTEGVTPSVIEAGTYEGKLYGLAPTVNTLGIFYNKDMFAEAGISSPPTTWDELRADAKKLTTADHAGFALGAYPDEGDAWSFLPFMWSNGGDETDLTGAATVQALQFLVDLLGDKSMPVSVVNWQQGDVATQFANGKVAMMINGPWNIAGFEASKLNWGTASVPTRVAGQTVQSPLGGEAYTVPNTGDSAKMNAAGKLVACINTSENELTISKLTGNIPSITTAAQTVGSEDANVEPFVGLVATARARTAKLGVEWPAAAKAIYTAEGLAFTGKASASDALAQALKQ
- a CDS encoding LacI family DNA-binding transcriptional regulator, with product MVGVVNIADVARHAGVSRSTVSYVLSGKRPISEATRERVRQSIEALAFRRDPAALALTTRRTWTVGLAATLTPNAPKVDIVALDDFVMSIAFALRSEGYDMLLLAQQATEQIQRLQRGLLVDALIVMDVLWDEGRLPLLARAPYPVVLMGEPGADHDLSIADLDYQGAGRLAVEHLHALGHRRIAVVSGPQGLNSVERVERGAAEVPDIELTILKVWDAAPLSRRQMQLVMDSTAVVLHDQTQLPTLLHALHQRTIAMPRDMSVIAIATETALPEPITTVVVPVDEIAAAAVHVAIDAIDGAGSQRVLLAPRLIDRGTTSERQV